The following are encoded together in the Vibrio splendidus genome:
- a CDS encoding TAXI family TRAP transporter solute-binding subunit, with product MAFTKLIKVGAIAAAVMGAGAVNAQEFITIGTGSVTGVYYPTGGAICKLVNKGRKDHNIRCSVESTGGSIYNVNTIRAGELDFGVVQSDWQYHGYNGTSKFKDQGEYKKLRAMFSLHTEPFNIIARTDAGINNVSDLAGKRVNIGNPGSGDRATMGVVMDAMGWTNDSFKLASELKGSERSQALCDNKIDAFIYMVGHPNGSIKEATTSCDAKLVSATGPQIDKIVAENPYYAYSTVPAGMYRGTDADVNSFGVAATMVTTSDVSDEVAYNVAKAVFENFATFKRLHPAFANLKKEDMVKAGISIPLHPGAVKYYKEVGLLK from the coding sequence ATGGCATTTACCAAACTTATTAAAGTTGGGGCTATTGCAGCTGCTGTAATGGGCGCTGGCGCAGTTAACGCTCAAGAGTTCATCACAATTGGTACAGGTTCAGTAACGGGTGTTTACTACCCAACTGGTGGTGCTATTTGTAAGCTTGTGAACAAAGGCCGCAAAGACCACAACATTCGTTGTTCTGTAGAATCTACTGGTGGTTCGATCTACAACGTTAACACCATCCGTGCTGGTGAACTAGATTTCGGTGTTGTTCAATCGGACTGGCAATACCACGGCTACAACGGTACAAGTAAATTCAAAGATCAGGGCGAATACAAAAAACTTCGCGCTATGTTCTCTCTACATACAGAACCGTTCAACATCATCGCTCGTACCGATGCTGGTATCAACAATGTGTCTGACCTAGCAGGTAAGCGTGTAAACATTGGGAACCCAGGCTCTGGTGACCGTGCAACGATGGGTGTTGTAATGGACGCTATGGGTTGGACTAACGATAGCTTCAAGCTTGCTTCTGAACTTAAAGGTTCTGAGCGTTCACAAGCTCTTTGTGACAACAAGATTGATGCATTCATCTACATGGTTGGTCACCCGAACGGATCAATCAAAGAAGCAACGACTTCTTGTGATGCAAAACTGGTTTCTGCAACTGGTCCACAAATCGACAAGATCGTAGCTGAAAACCCATACTACGCATACAGCACAGTTCCAGCTGGCATGTACCGTGGTACAGATGCTGACGTAAACAGCTTCGGTGTTGCTGCAACTATGGTAACAACGTCTGACGTTTCTGATGAAGTCGCATACAACGTTGCTAAAGCGGTATTTGAAAACTTCGCTACATTCAAACGCCTGCACCCAGCATTTGCGAACCTGAAGAAAGAAGACATGGTTAAAGCGGGTATCTCAATCCCTCTTCACCCTGGCGCAGTAAAATACTACAAAGAAGTAGGCCTTCTAAAGTAA
- the mdh gene encoding malate dehydrogenase gives MKVAVIGAAGGIGQALALLLKNRLPAGSDLALYDIAPVTPGVAADLSHIPTPVSIKGYAGEDPTPALEGADVVLISAGVARKPGMDRADLFNVNAGIVKSLAEKIAVTCPTACVGIITNPVNTTVPIAAEVLKKAGVYDKRRLFGITTLDVIRSETFVAELKDKDPSDIRVPVIGGHSGVTILPLLSQVEGVEFTDEEIAALTTRIQNAGTEVVEAKAGGGSATLSMGQAACRFGLALVKALQGEENVIECAYVEGEGEHAPFFAQPVKLGKEGAEAILSYGELSDFERNALDSMLETLNGDIEIGVEFAK, from the coding sequence ATGAAAGTAGCTGTTATTGGTGCCGCTGGTGGCATCGGTCAAGCCCTAGCCCTACTACTAAAGAACCGCCTACCTGCTGGTTCAGATCTTGCACTTTACGACATCGCTCCGGTAACACCGGGTGTCGCTGCCGATCTTAGCCATATCCCAACACCTGTTTCGATCAAAGGTTACGCGGGTGAAGATCCAACACCAGCACTAGAAGGTGCGGATGTTGTGCTTATTTCTGCGGGTGTTGCTCGTAAGCCTGGTATGGATCGTGCGGATCTTTTCAATGTGAACGCCGGCATTGTTAAGTCTCTTGCAGAGAAAATCGCAGTTACTTGTCCTACTGCTTGTGTTGGTATCATCACTAACCCAGTAAACACAACAGTACCAATCGCTGCTGAAGTACTTAAGAAAGCGGGCGTTTATGACAAGCGTCGTTTATTCGGTATTACTACTCTTGATGTTATTCGTTCTGAAACGTTTGTTGCTGAGCTGAAAGATAAAGATCCAAGCGACATCCGTGTTCCTGTTATCGGCGGTCACTCAGGTGTAACGATCCTTCCTCTACTTTCTCAAGTTGAAGGCGTAGAGTTTACTGATGAAGAAATCGCAGCGCTAACGACTCGTATCCAAAATGCGGGTACTGAAGTCGTAGAAGCTAAAGCTGGCGGCGGCAGTGCAACACTATCGATGGGTCAAGCGGCTTGTCGCTTCGGTCTTGCTCTAGTGAAAGCGCTTCAAGGCGAAGAGAACGTAATTGAATGTGCATATGTTGAAGGTGAAGGCGAGCACGCACCATTCTTCGCACAACCAGTTAAACTTGGCAAAGAGGGCGCAGAAGCGATCCTTAGCTACGGTGAACTGAGCGACTTCGAACGCAACGCATTAGACAGCATGCTAGAAACGCTAAATGGCGATATTGAGATCGGTGTTGAATTCGCTAAATAA
- the rplU gene encoding 50S ribosomal protein L21 has protein sequence MYAVFQSGGKQHRVSEGQTLRLEKLDVETGATVEFDKVLLVANGEEIAVGAPLVEGGKVTAEVVQHGRGDKVKIVKFRRRKHSRKQAGHRQWFTEVKITGINA, from the coding sequence ATGTACGCTGTTTTCCAATCTGGTGGCAAACAACACCGAGTAAGCGAAGGTCAAACACTTCGTTTAGAGAAATTAGACGTTGAAACTGGTGCAACTGTAGAATTTGATAAAGTTCTTCTTGTTGCTAACGGCGAAGAAATCGCTGTTGGTGCACCTCTTGTTGAAGGTGGCAAAGTTACTGCAGAAGTAGTACAACACGGTCGTGGCGATAAAGTAAAAATCGTTAAGTTCCGTCGTCGTAAGCACTCGCGTAAGCAAGCTGGTCACCGTCAGTGGTTCACAGAAGTGAAAATCACTGGCATTAACGCTTAA
- the rpmA gene encoding 50S ribosomal protein L27: MAHKKAGGSTNNGRDSESKRLGVKRFGGESVLAGNIIVRQRGTKFHAGTNVGIGKDHTLFALTEGKVKFAVKGPKNRKFVSIEAE; encoded by the coding sequence ATGGCACATAAAAAAGCTGGCGGTTCTACTAATAACGGCCGCGATTCAGAAAGCAAACGTCTTGGTGTTAAGCGTTTTGGTGGTGAATCTGTTCTTGCAGGTAACATCATCGTTCGTCAACGTGGTACTAAGTTCCACGCTGGCACAAACGTTGGCATCGGTAAAGACCATACTCTTTTCGCTCTTACTGAAGGTAAAGTGAAATTTGCAGTAAAAGGTCCTAAAAACCGTAAGTTTGTAAGCATCGAAGCTGAGTAA
- the ispB gene encoding octaprenyl diphosphate synthase has protein sequence MDFKAIQTLTANDMAKVNETIQAQLNSDVSLINQLGFYIVSGGGKRLRPLLALLSARALGYQGEAHITSAAFIEFIHTATLLHDDVVDESDMRRGKATANAAFGNAASVLVGDFIYTRSFQMMTTLGSLKILELMSEAVNVIAEGEVQQLMNCNNPDTTEESYMQVIYSKTARLFEAATQIGAILSESSPEIETAMQNYGKYLGTAFQLIDDVMDYTADGKEMGKNVGDDLAEGKPTLPLLYAMHNGSPEQTSMIREAIEKANGMERLDDIMAVMKETGSLEYTTNKAYEEADKAIAELSVLPDSEYKQALTTLAHLAVKRSK, from the coding sequence ATGGATTTTAAAGCTATCCAAACGCTTACTGCCAATGATATGGCAAAAGTGAATGAAACAATTCAAGCCCAACTTAATTCTGACGTAAGTTTAATCAACCAGCTTGGTTTTTATATCGTTAGCGGTGGTGGCAAACGCCTACGTCCTTTGCTTGCTCTTTTATCTGCTCGTGCACTTGGTTATCAAGGTGAAGCTCATATCACCTCTGCAGCTTTTATCGAGTTTATTCACACCGCTACCCTTCTCCATGATGATGTCGTCGACGAGTCGGACATGAGACGCGGTAAAGCGACAGCCAACGCAGCTTTTGGTAATGCCGCTAGCGTTTTGGTGGGTGACTTTATCTACACTCGCTCGTTCCAGATGATGACAACGCTAGGATCCTTAAAGATCCTTGAGTTAATGAGTGAAGCAGTTAACGTGATTGCCGAGGGTGAAGTTCAACAATTAATGAACTGTAATAACCCGGACACTACAGAAGAAAGTTACATGCAGGTCATCTACTCGAAGACCGCTCGTTTGTTTGAAGCTGCAACGCAAATCGGTGCAATTCTTAGCGAATCATCACCTGAAATCGAAACGGCTATGCAAAACTACGGTAAATACCTCGGTACTGCATTCCAATTGATTGATGATGTGATGGATTACACTGCTGATGGTAAAGAGATGGGTAAGAACGTTGGTGACGATCTAGCCGAAGGCAAACCAACACTGCCTCTACTTTACGCAATGCACAATGGTTCTCCTGAACAAACCAGCATGATTCGAGAAGCGATTGAAAAAGCCAATGGTATGGAGCGTCTCGACGACATTATGGCTGTTATGAAAGAGACAGGCTCGTTAGAGTACACAACAAATAAAGCCTACGAAGAAGCAGATAAAGCGATTGCTGAGCTTTCTGTTCTTCCTGACTCTGAATATAAGCAAGCGCTAACCACGCTCGCACACTTAGCAGTTAAACGCAGCAAGTAA
- the argR gene encoding transcriptional regulator ArgR has product MRNTEKQDNLVRAFKSLLKEERFGSQGEIVDALKHEGFESINQSKVSRMLTKFGAVRTRNAKMEMVYCLPAELGVPTVSSSLRELVLDIDHNNALVVIHTGPGAAQLIARLLDSLGKSEGILGVVAGDDTIFITPTLSVTTKQLFDSVCELFEYAG; this is encoded by the coding sequence ATGCGCAATACAGAAAAACAAGACAACTTAGTTCGTGCTTTTAAATCATTACTAAAAGAAGAACGTTTTGGTTCGCAAGGCGAGATTGTCGATGCCCTCAAACATGAAGGTTTTGAAAGTATCAACCAATCTAAAGTTTCGCGTATGTTAACTAAGTTTGGTGCAGTTCGAACTCGTAATGCAAAAATGGAGATGGTTTACTGTCTTCCTGCTGAACTTGGTGTTCCGACAGTTTCTAGCTCTCTGAGAGAATTAGTATTAGATATCGACCACAACAATGCATTGGTGGTGATACACACCGGCCCAGGTGCGGCGCAGCTTATTGCTCGTTTATTGGACTCATTAGGTAAGTCGGAAGGTATACTAGGTGTCGTTGCAGGCGATGATACTATCTTCATCACGCCAACCTTGTCAGTTACCACGAAGCAATTGTTTGATTCTGTGTGCGAACTGTTTGAATACGCAGGATAA